Proteins from one Hoplias malabaricus isolate fHopMal1 chromosome 2, fHopMal1.hap1, whole genome shotgun sequence genomic window:
- the cldnd1b gene encoding claudin domain-containing protein 1b — protein MVDNRYATALVIGSVLSLLASVYLSVAVGTQHWYQYRSEPVSNDDNNGSHLIQLRTAFKGDEVNEKSYSDALLQLNGTLGLWWRCILVPQSTHWYKQPDSKMVTECEAFTLPQQFEIKYRSPGNSSSEEDLLRTYLWRCRFLFPLVSLGLVFLGALTGVCACLCRSITPTLFVGLLHLLAGLCSLATVCCFLAGIDLLHTAANLNERNTSLGWSLYLALISSPLQMMAAALFIWAARSHRKNYTRMIAYRVA, from the exons ATGGTTGATAATCGTTATGCCACTGCGCTGGTGATCGGCTCAGTCCTGAGTCTTTTGGCCAGTGTGTACTTGTCAGTGGCGGTGGGCACGCAGCACTGGTACCAGTATCGTAGCGAACCAGTCAGCAATGATGACAACAATGGCTCACACTTGATTCAACTGCGGACAGCATTTAAAGGCGACGAGGTGAACGAAAAATCATACAGTGATGCTCTGTTACAACTCAATGGCACCCTGGGATTGTGGTGGCGCTGTATTCTGGTGCCACAAAGTACACACTGGTATAAACAGCCAG ATTCTAAGATGGTGACTGAATGTGAGGCTTTCACTTTGCCGCAGCAGTTTGAAATCAAGTACAGGAGCCCAGGCAACTCCAGCAGTGAAGAAGATTTACTCCGCACAT ATCTGTGGAGGTGTAGGTTCTTGTTTCCACTGGTGTCTCTGGGCCTGGTGTTTCTGGGAGCGCTGACTGGAGTGTGTGCCTGTCTCTGTCGCAGTATCACCCCAACACTGTTTGTTGGGTTACTTCATCTGTTGGCTG GTTTGTGCTCCCTTGCCACAGTGTGCTGTTTTCTGGCCGGAATAGACCTTCTGCACACAGCAGCTAACCTAAATGAACGCAACACTTCTCTGGGCTGGTCACTCTACCTGGCTCTGATCTCTTCACCACTTCAGATGATGGCTGCTGCTCTCTTCATTTGGGCAGCAAGGAGCCACCGAAAGAACTACACCCGGATGATCGCCTACAGAGTTGCCTAG